A single Chryseobacterium sp. DNA region contains:
- a CDS encoding DUF1800 domain-containing protein: MADSLLKNKHLLWRAGFGVGINQIDDVKTKNAKMLLSELCKEDRFTEITYDTPDIDPAADDMNSTAPAEKKKEMQRISRAQNSELNLNFLDKMVNSKEQMREKMAFFWHGHFASRVINPRFNRQLLNTIRKNALGNFKDLLFEVSQSPAMLNFLNNQQNKKDHPNENFAREVMELFTMGRGYYTEKDVREAARAFTGWSYDKEGNFKERKNLHDEGSKTFLGKTGNFSGTDVLNIILEQKATSTFITTKLYQFFVNEKVDYDMVTKLSANFYNSGYDIRKLMNEIFSSSWFYDQKNIGNRIKSPVELMAGIMRMLPMHIQNPENLIVYQKLLGQMLLYPPNVAGWPNGKAWIDSSTLMLRLQVPQIWSGLRPLEYSPRQDDDIDMGMKSRETALNKTFKNPNITIDWERVEKIFAHQHCEDYLIQNARSLDMNSVKNFSDNSIKMNIINLMSTPEYQLM, translated from the coding sequence ATGGCTGATTCATTATTAAAAAACAAGCATCTTCTTTGGCGTGCAGGTTTCGGAGTTGGAATTAATCAGATTGATGATGTAAAAACTAAAAATGCAAAAATGCTCCTTAGTGAATTATGTAAAGAGGACCGCTTTACTGAAATCACGTATGACACTCCTGATATCGATCCCGCAGCAGATGATATGAACAGTACCGCTCCGGCCGAAAAGAAAAAAGAGATGCAGCGGATCAGCAGAGCGCAGAATAGTGAGCTCAATCTGAATTTTCTGGATAAAATGGTCAACAGCAAAGAACAGATGAGAGAAAAAATGGCATTTTTCTGGCATGGACATTTTGCTTCCAGAGTAATCAATCCCAGATTCAACAGACAGCTTCTGAACACGATCCGGAAAAATGCACTGGGAAATTTCAAAGACCTCCTTTTCGAAGTAAGCCAGTCACCGGCGATGCTGAACTTCCTGAACAATCAGCAAAATAAAAAGGATCATCCCAATGAAAATTTTGCCCGTGAAGTCATGGAACTGTTTACCATGGGGAGAGGCTACTATACTGAAAAAGACGTAAGAGAGGCGGCCAGAGCTTTTACCGGATGGAGCTATGATAAAGAGGGAAATTTTAAGGAAAGGAAAAACCTGCATGATGAAGGCAGTAAGACTTTTTTAGGAAAAACAGGTAATTTCAGCGGAACCGATGTTCTGAATATTATTTTGGAACAGAAAGCAACCTCAACATTTATTACGACCAAACTCTATCAATTTTTCGTCAATGAGAAGGTAGACTATGATATGGTTACCAAATTAAGTGCAAATTTCTACAATTCCGGATATGATATCCGGAAACTGATGAATGAGATCTTCTCAAGTTCTTGGTTTTATGATCAGAAAAATATAGGAAACAGAATAAAATCTCCAGTAGAGCTAATGGCCGGAATCATGAGAATGCTTCCTATGCATATTCAGAACCCGGAAAACCTCATCGTCTATCAAAAATTACTGGGACAGATGCTGCTTTATCCGCCCAATGTGGCCGGATGGCCCAATGGAAAGGCCTGGATCGACAGTTCTACCCTGATGCTGAGACTTCAGGTGCCACAGATATGGTCCGGTCTGAGACCTTTGGAATACAGCCCCCGTCAGGATGATGATATTGATATGGGAATGAAATCCCGCGAAACCGCTTTAAACAAAACATTTAAAAATCCCAATATCACGATAGACTGGGAACGCGTAGAAAAGATCTTCGCTCATCAACACTGTGAAGATTATCTGATACAGAATGCCCGGAGTCTGGATATGAATTCGGTAAAGAACTTCTCAGATAACAGTATTAAAATGAATATAATCAATCTGATGTCTACCCCGGAATATCAGTTAATGTAA